In Phragmites australis chromosome 16, lpPhrAust1.1, whole genome shotgun sequence, one DNA window encodes the following:
- the LOC133894830 gene encoding uncharacterized protein LOC133894830, whose translation MDFNNVYPRPHMTIADVVGLVLHVTDIQYRWSFPRYIPVRDIALMNTRFEVVFLRVWDMHIAHHITCFRRVEAKLHCLAATFLKINRNIGGVVTTYASYLIFQPTIAQAMELEDLREILINREQVLR comes from the exons ATGGACTTCAACAATGTCTACCCACGTCCCCACATGACGATAGCAG ATGTTGTAGGTTTAGTGCTTCATGTGACTGATATTCAATATCGGTGGTCCTTCCCTAGATACATTCCTGTTAGAGACATAGCGCTTATGAACACAAG GTTCGAGGTTGTTTTTCTGCGCGTATGGGACATGCACATCGCACACCATATCACATGTTTCAGAAGGGTTGAGGCTAAGCTCCATTGCTTGGCCGCCACATTTCTAAAGATAAACAGGAATATCG gtggcgtGGTGACTACCTATGCGAGCTATCTCATTTTCCAGCCTACTATTGCCCAAGCGATGGAGCTAGAGG ATCTACGTGAGATTTTGATTAACAGGGAGCAGGTGTTGAGGTAG